A window of the Sabethes cyaneus chromosome 1, idSabCyanKW18_F2, whole genome shotgun sequence genome harbors these coding sequences:
- the LOC128732342 gene encoding uncharacterized protein LOC128732342 produces MARTRRSRNVNRNPKRKLYSAEALENAVSEARRTGKLRKAAKLYDIPYATVYRYLKHPPRNDRPGPSTLLRPEEEARFEQWALYMARAGFPISEADLTYTVKDYAAKNRETRDLPASFPSKNWVRRFLQRHPSIKKKFTTNLSRSGANVTENILRMWFSEIEDIFEEEGIDMSIFNSPSRIFNFDESGFRLVPKSFKALCDNNTENTYIVNNNSDKESYTSLFGANAAGELTPPMILFPGQRISREIAESIPKGWSVGVSEEGWQTSKTFYEYMVNDYYNWLLKSKIELPVVVFLDGHKSHISIELMEFCKQHQIILASLYPNSTRILQPLDRSFFGPFKNIWNKVLKKFQLGDASNSTHDSGDCLVEPEASSAHSDSLNPASKDNLMENVTVETTGASDTNPKDPFEEVLVWPRIRTDVPNQRKRRGQEHVPSVSTSDRWLQWFEKKDMEKKEIEDAKKARIAERKNKKKQRDEEKLLKASLQKNQQRKGRGKAKQKVACSDKVANAS; encoded by the exons ATGGCTCGTACACGTAGATCAAG AAACGTGAATCGAAACCCCAAACGGAAGCTATACAGTGCTGAGGCTTTGGAAAACGCAGTTTCCGAAGCACGCAGGACAGGTAAGCTGCGCAAGGCGGCAAAACTCTATGATATTCCGTATGCAACGGTTTATCGCTACCTTAAGCATCCTCCAAGGAATGACAGACCTGGACCCTCGACCTTACTGCGACCAGAAGAAGAAGCTCGTTTCGAACAGTGGGCGCTTTACATGGCCCGAGCCGGATTTCCGATAAGCGAGGCTGATTTGACATACACTGTGAAAGACTACGCCGCAAAAAATCGTGAGACGCGTGATTTACCTGCTTCTTTTCCAA GTAAGAATTGGGTTCGCCGTTTTTTGCAAAGACATCCATCaatcaaaaaaaagtttaccaCAAATCTGTCAAGATCGGGAGCTAATGTAACCGAGAATATCTTGCGAATGTGGTTTTCGGAAATTGAAGACATTTTCGAGGAAGAGGGTATAGACATGTCAATCTTTAATTCCCCAAGTCGAATATTTAACTTCGACGAGTCCGGATTTAGGCTGGTACCAAAATCATTCAAGGCCCTTTGCGATAATAACACTGAAAACACCTACATCGTTAATAACAATTCCGATAAAGAGAGCTATACTAGTCTTTTCGGAGCCAACGCAGCTGGTGAGCTGACTCCGCCTATGATTCTTTTTCCGGGACAAAGAATCAGTCGGGAAATCGCGGAAAGCATTCCCAAAGGCTGGTCAGTAGGTGTTTCCGAAGAAGGATGGCAGACATCTAAAACCTTCTACGAATACATGGTTAATGATTATTATAATTGGTTGCTAAAGTCTAAAATTGAGCTTCCAGTAGTTGTTTTTCTGGATGGCCATAAGAGCCACATCAGTATAGAGTTGATGGAGTTCTGCAAACAACATCAGATAATACTGGCTTCTCTCTACCCCAATTCCACAAGAATTCTCCAACCATTGGATCGATCGTTCTTTGGCCCTTTCAAGAATATTTGGAACAAGGTTCTAAAGAAATTTCAACTGG GTGATGCGAGCAATTCAACACACGACAGTGGTGATTGTCTTGTTGAACCTGAAGCTTCTAGCGCCCACTCAg ATTCTCTAAATCCTGCCTCAAAAGACAATTTGATGGAAAATGTTACAGTGGAGACTACAGGTGCATCCGATACAAATCCTAAAGATCCCTTTGAGGAAGTCCTAGTTTGGCCGAGAATTCGCACTGATGTTCCAAATCAACGCAAACGTCGTGGACAAGAACATGTGCCCTCTGTTTCAACCAGTGACAGGTGGCTGCAGTGGTTTGAAAAAAAGGACATGGAAAAGAAAGAAATCGAAGACGCCAAGAAAGCAAGGATCGCGGAgcgaaaaaacaagaaaaaacagaGGGATGAGGAAAAGCTTCTGAAGGCCTCTCTTCAGAAGAACCAACAGAGAAAAGGTCGAGGAAAAGCTAAGCAAAAAGTGGCCTGTTCCGACAAAGTCGCTAATGCAAGTTAA